From Corvus moneduloides isolate bCorMon1 chromosome 9, bCorMon1.pri, whole genome shotgun sequence:
ACCACAAGTGTGCACACGTGGTCAGCTTTCATTACAAAAAGTAATAGGCACAATCTTTACATATGCATTTTGGTGAAAGAAGGAGTAATAGTGCAGTGTTAAAAGGCACCAATAATCAATAATTGGgcctttttaaaaagccaataACCATCTAAGAAAATGATATTTGGTTCAAAGTTATAATTTAAGTATTATATTGACTGACATGCATCTGAACCCCTGGCAATTTATTACACAAACCTAATGTGTGCCCTTGCAAAATCAAAGTCAGTTCTGTACAAAAGGACACACCAAAGCTCTTGGCCTGTATTTAACACTGAACTGTCTTGTTCACCTCCTCTGAGAACACGTGTCTAACAAAGAGCTGCACAGAAGTATTTCTCTTGAAGCAAGTGTGAATTTTTAATCCGGTAGCATTGACCTATTCCatgtgctatgaaaacattaggCACAATTTAcgctttctctttaaaaaaatacgcTATGTGCAAGTGAGGTTCACACAACAGACTGACAGCTACAACAGTAAGCTCTTGacatttcccaaagaaaagggTTGgttagttttcattttctaggCAGTGCTGCACACTGCTGTGTGCCATTATCATGTCTGCATCTGTGGAACCCGCAAGGAAAAGCTTTAGTACACCCTAAAGGACACTACATTGATACTGTGCGCTGATTTAACTGGGTCAACAGAGGGAACGACTGAAGAAATTCTACATGGGCAGCTGCAGTCAGCCAGCCAGGGAGGGCTATTGCTTCCTGCAGAAAGAATGGTTTGGGACTCAGTTTACCTCACAGGCGCCGTCAACTCACCCACCTGCAGGCAGTGGAATATAAGGGTTgcacagcatggaaaaaacGGGGAAATGAGAGGGAGAGCTTCTGTGCAAGTTGTACCGAAACGAGCCAGTTCATCCCAAAGCATCATGCCCAGGGTAGGGTTTATGCATTGCAGATATTTTGTACAACTGAAAATTGTACAATATGTGAGCAGAGATAGAGCCGATTATTACCTGCAGTACCTACTACAGTCCTCAAGTATATAATTTACGGATAGCTGCACACTGTGGTGTTGATTGCTTCCTCTTAAATCTATTACAATTCTGAAGGCTACAGTGTATTCTGACACAAAGACAACTTGGCTACAAGGGGGAAAAGGTAAGATAGTAACTAACTAATTTGTTTTACGAGGAGCCTCCTCTGATGTGGTAGTTACTCCATGCCCTTtggaagatttttatttctgactttCTTCATCATCTCTGTTGAACTGTTCCCCGACAATTTCACAAGAGTTCAGTGACCCTTCTTACAGCTGCCTTTGCCTTTTCCAGGATCCCTTTTAAACTCACTCTAACACCACGGCAAGCTGTTCAAGTAAACATTTCTCTCTGGCAAGTTTCCAGATACCACAAATACTATCAAAACTCTGCACTTGATTACATGTGCCCGTCTTCTTTAAATGGAGCAGGAATTAGCCCGTTTCCTTGGCTTAGGGTCCCGTACATCCCTGTCTTTTGAACACATACAAGATGAACAGATTGTCTCTGACAGTCTCCGCAGTCCCAGCCTGAACACGCTGTTGGAGAGGCTATAAATCACACAGTTGCAGAAACTATTGCTTATAGCAAGCCACGTTGTTAGGAAGGAGAGTGCTGGGTTTTCCAACACCCTCGAGCTTTCCAGCAGAAAGTAAATGATATAAGGGAGCCACAGCACGTAGAACACACTGGTTATCCGGAACAAAACCATGGCATAGCGGCGGtcggggctgtgcccagtctccccagcagcatccccttCGTGGTTAGGGAATCGAGCTCTCCGATCACTTATCTCTTTGGTGTGCTGCCGGCAAATTTTAAAGATGTGGAAATAGGTGAAACATAtgacaaaggcagcaggagcgTATAGTAAGCACACGATAAAGCCAGTAAAGTAGGCATTAGTTAGCCAGGAGGTAGCACACCATTCAAAAATATCTCCATGGTAACCAGGTTTTCCCCAACCAAAGAAGGAAGGCAAGAAGATCAGACAAGAGTATATCCAGATCAGACTGATGCAGATTCTCAAGCGACAAGGTGTGACCAGTTGATTATAggagagaggctttgttataGCGAGATAGCGATCCACACTGATGCAAGCAAGACATGCCATAGATACGCTTTTGAGCACAGAGATGATGTATCCAAAAACTTGACAAGTCAAGGACTCATGGACACCTGTTGAGTAGTGGAGCAGTGACAAAGTAGGAACCAAGCAGCTGACTCCAACAAAAAGATCAGCATAGGCCATGGTCTGAATAAAATAGCTGGTGGTGTAATGATGCAGGAGTGGAGCACAGTGGAAAACAAATATCACAGTTAAGTTACCCgcaataattaaaaatgttagcAAGACAATAACGACTGTCTCAAGGATACAGATGTCAACTGCATTGTAGTGACCAAATCCAAGAGGGCAGGAGAGGTGCTCAGATATGTTCATAACACTACTGCTCATATTCAGAGTCCTCCATTCAATCCATCGGGACTGGTTCATGTTTTGTGCTTAGGGAACTGTGCCATCTGAGCCTTAGTGAGCAGGTGACCTGCTGAACAGCAGCTAAACTCTGCTTCAGCGTCTCACGATCTCTCTTTGCAGACACTGCCAGTGCTTACATGTGAGAGGATTAGAGTCCCATAGCTGTTGATGCCTCCTCAGCATCAGTGCATCACCTCTGGCACACCTTGGCTTtaaggaaagaatgaaagaaagaaagagagaaagaaagaaaagaaaaacaaaagccagaaaGAGAAAGGCCACTGATCAGCTCCTCCAGTGCTCTTGACCCATCTTTAGCAAACACAAGGCACTtctaaaacaaacagaaataaaaactgacaaAAGAGACACATTCatttcccagggaaggaggggagggaaatcTCTGACTTATTTTCCTGAGAAAGTCAGTTACTTTGGGATAtactggggagagggagaggaagggaaggaggaaccTCAGTACAGCTCAGGTTTCCTGGACCAGCAGTTATTGGAGATAATCTTTACGTGTTAGTTTAAATCACAGACTGACTGGAGACTAAAGGAAAAAGTTCATCCTCTAATGCTATCGTTTCTTGTTCAGTTCAGAAGATGGTTCTCCATCTTATCCATGCTATCCATTGGAAAggtaaggaaaacatttttgtcaAGGTTAATTCCAATAGACTCACCACTATTTGGATATGaataatgaattttatttaGGGGGAGACAGGTGGGGGATGAGGCAGATTTGTCCTCTGGCTCCCAAGAAAGCAAACATACATCTCACATACAATGAGGAAGATTGTAtctattcatttaaaaatgaaaataatttaagaataGATTTTGGAGACTTATGTCAATATTTACAGTTCCTTTAAACAGTTATAGTCCATTACAATTACGAATGCCAGAATCATAATTCAGTGTCCCCACAGACAAAATAAATCCTCTTGAATTTAATTTCAGCAAtggcaatttaaaataatcatcTTTAGAAACTCTGCCATATCTACTATAGTGGCTCAGTACCCAGGAGTTCATAGGTATATCCATGATATTGCTCACCTCTGTAGCAACAACTGAATCATTTCACAAACCCCCACACAACGAGCTCAGAAACTTCCATCTGCATTCTGCTGGGAAGCTAATGAAATGCTGATTTGACTAGAAAAGCTGCCATTGTTTACTACTCCATTATTCTGTTGCTCAGCTTCATCTTCTCAGGGGTTTAAGGTTTCTGTATTTATTAGATGATCTGCATAATAAatagttgctttaaaaaattgttcttcTATTTGCAGGACATTACCTTGTTCATTTTATTCACAGCtatggagagagaaaacattaaaagaaagcaTCTTCTGTATTCAGTTTTAAGTAAATGCTTGATTAGTTCAGGAATCATTAGGCAGGTAATTATATGTATACAATCTTGGTTTTTGAAAGGCCCCTAAAATGTTAAAACCATCATTAATCCTAGAGTTCCTGAGACTAGAAGACTAGCAGTGAAAATTAATGAATCCACATCAAATGATCTCCAAGGTCATTCAGCTCGCATTTGCTTTAAGTCTCTTTAAAAGTACCAGGATCTCTCTGATGTTTCTGATAGTCCTTGCCGTGTCTTCAGGAGGAATTTCAGATACTAGAAAAGCCAAATGTTCAATTCTGTCGCAGCACTTTGAGAGAAAGCATTCTTTTTGGAGTTAATTTCCTGTCGTGCATCGCCACGCTGTACAGAAAGTCCTTTCAGATTTTATAACATCCCCGAATATTTCCGCCTATTCGCTCCCTTTGTCTATAAGCAACAGAGCACGTACAAAATCACTCCTTTCTCCAATTCCCTGCTAAAGCAATAGAGAAGCTTTCTCACCTACACGCATCCTCACCAGCTGCTATGTCCAACACTTGACAGGGAGTCCTGTTACCGCGGTGCGGCTGGAGCGGCTGCCGCCGCTTCCCCGCTCCCCCCGTGCGATGATTGCCTGCACCTGAgccgctcctcctcctcctcctccccctcctcccgcCGCAGCCCGGAGCGCTGGAGCGGTGCCGGCCGCTCCCCTGCTCCCGCTCCGTCCAATGGCGCCGCCGCCGGCACCGGGAGCGCCAGCGGGCGCAGGGAGCCCAGCGAGCCGGGCAGCGGAGCCCAGCGAGCCGGGCAGCGGCCCCGACCGAGCCGGGCAGCGGAGCCCAGCGAGCCGGGCACCCCGGCGCGAACCGCTGCGCTCCGGGAGCCTCCCGAGGAAGCCAACACACCCCTCGCAGAGAGATGTGCATACATAACCCAGGCATAATCTAACAAACCACCGTCATCACCCCGCTAACGCTGTTAATCCAACAATCCCACGTTATTCCCACATTACTAATTGCGCGCACACCTTTTAAGCATCACTTGCTAAGGTTTAGCTTGGTAAAATACCTGCCATAGTTCCACACAAATTCTCTAGTCTTccttaaaagacaaaattacaGCCCCCTTTTTAATGACGTCCCCTAATTAATTACTTCCAAACTTAACACATATATGTTACAAACTCATCTATACCCGGTTTTGACACTGGACCAGTATTAGTAGTACCCTAACAGCGCCCTAATTGCTTCAACACCGGTTTAAACACAAATACTTGAAACATATTCTTTTCCAAACTGAACCAATTAGCTCAGCTCTCCCCTCCTGCAAACAGATGCAGCTATTCCCTGATTAAGTACTCAGAACTTCTGTTTACTTCGCGCTTCCCAAAAATAAACCCAGTCACAGAAGTACAACCATCAAAGTTATCTTATACAGACACTCCATGCATCCTTAGACACTGAAACAGCAAATTTAGATACCAAAATACCAACCACAGAACAGCATTTTTGGCTATTGATCAGCAGAAGACGTGTCTTGGATGGTATAGGAGACTTTAACCAACCAAGTCATTAGAAACTACAGTGATTTAAATCCTTCTAGTTCCAAGGCAAACCAAAGGCAAATTTTTAATAAGCTGCTCCTGAGCTAACATCTTGTATCTCGAGTACTGCCTGGAGCGAATGTCCAAGCCTGAATGACAAGTCTGTAGCAACGTGAAGCAGCACAAACTGCAGCAGTGTAAAAGTGGTTTGCAGTAAGGGCATGTGATCATTCCAAAGTCTTCTATCAGaggatttaggaaaaaattcaacTATCTCCGATACCTCAGAATGGTAAAAGGCTGCAACAACAGACTTAATGACTAAATTTAGTCCCTGAGCACAGCTTTAAGCCCCAGTTATCCATACCATGGACAGAACAATAGGGAGCAATTTttattcctcctcttcccactcttcctgtgggggaggaggaggagaataAACAGTGTGCACAGGCATGGCAGTGCCCAGTACTTCTCCCACTTCTCCTTGGGATAGATCGTGGTTGGCACCAGGGATATAAAGGGCCAAAACACCTGAAAATGGACATTAGGAGCCCCAAAGGTACACAGGGGCATGAGATAAGCAAAGGTACAGCCTGACAAAGCAGACCACAGGAACTACGTGCTTGGTACATCCTGCTCCATACAGATTTAAGGACTGATAACTACTAAAGCTTCCGAATGTCACAGTAACCACTGAGTCACCTTGATCTCAGGTCAGCCCCAGCTGGTGCCTGCTGCGTGTGCCCAGAGTGCTCAGCTCTGAGAACAAGCACTAACAGCAGCCATATGTTTCAGGTCTGCTGCAAGAAAcccaggctctgctgagcaggTAACAGGAAAATCAATGGCAGCCTCTGCTGGCTGGTTCTAGATGCACGTAAAGCATGTCCTCTAAAGAAATTATAGCTAAAGGGACAACGTAAAAAGTAGGGAAGTTTGACTTCTTTGGGAATATGAGCAGGCTTCCTTCACTACCAAAAAATCCAGTCATGCTGCAAGCTGCCAGCGGCTTCATCACCTCAGCCACTCGCTATAAACTGCAGCATGCTGACAGCACTAAGTTGTGCTGTTTTATGTATATTTAGAGGCAAGTGAAAATTAAGCAGAAATCAACCAGTCCTGATGAAACTACTGAATTACAGAGGGAATGTTACAAAATGTAGCTGTAGCAGAATGTTGTTAAAAGCTCGATGAGAaaagtttttttatttggagATCAGAGACACATTTGGGCCTCTGGCAgagttttaaacaaaatatgcttcaggattttgttttaatctgtGTTTTAAGAGAAGAcagtgagaaagagaaaagttcTACTGGAAGAATTGCCTTACTGTCAGCAAGGCAGCATCCTACATGGAGTACAAGTTCCCATAGCTGGTTACATCCAGCTGGAGAACTGAGCACTCTTCAAGCTGAATAGAAGGAGCAATTCCACACCTTCTTTATAAATTACAACAGCTAGAAACAACACAAGTCGCCATACAAAACAGAAGACTCGCACCATCTGATCCTGCTGAAAACAGAGGGGATGTGGTAGGAGCATGAGCTTTGCGTA
This genomic window contains:
- the GPR52 gene encoding G-protein coupled receptor 52 — encoded protein: MNQSRWIEWRTLNMSSSVMNISEHLSCPLGFGHYNAVDICILETVVIVLLTFLIIAGNLTVIFVFHCAPLLHHYTTSYFIQTMAYADLFVGVSCLVPTLSLLHYSTGVHESLTCQVFGYIISVLKSVSMACLACISVDRYLAITKPLSYNQLVTPCRLRICISLIWIYSCLIFLPSFFGWGKPGYHGDIFEWCATSWLTNAYFTGFIVCLLYAPAAFVICFTYFHIFKICRQHTKEISDRRARFPNHEGDAAGETGHSPDRRYAMVLFRITSVFYVLWLPYIIYFLLESSRVLENPALSFLTTWLAISNSFCNCVIYSLSNSVFRLGLRRLSETICSSCMCSKDRDVRDPKPRKRANSCSI